One genomic region from Tachysurus fulvidraco isolate hzauxx_2018 chromosome 14, HZAU_PFXX_2.0, whole genome shotgun sequence encodes:
- the kcnq2a gene encoding potassium voltage-gated channel, KQT-like subfamily, member 2a isoform X2, which produces MARKSANGDLSRSPSQEKKKPKVGFVGVDASGAETSRDGALLIGSGESARRSSSGRMGLYRARASLGGARGTHRRSAGYRRLQNFLYNALERPRGWAFVYHAYVFLLVFSCLVLSVFATIKEFKNSSENALYILEIVTIVVFGVEYIVRLWAAGCCCRYRGWKGRLKFARKPFCVIDIMVLFASVSVLAAGSQGNVFATSAIRSLRFLQILRMLRMDRRAGTWKLLGSVVYAHSKELITAWYIGFLCLILASFLVYSVEKDNNAAMFETYADALWWGLITLTTIGYGDKVPATWNGRLIAATFSLIGVAFFALPAGILGSGFALKVQEQHRQKHFEKRRNPAASLIQAAWRFYATNLSRTDLLSTWDFYEQTVSVPMYRLIPPFNQLDLLRSLKGKSGFRKDSQPEASPSRKSSIKEKAFLSPSKSAGGKETKSPGADEGAEESPSKMPKSWSFTERNRSRHSFKSKEGRTSEVLIEMQDEDLGMKRSPEASLPEDFGDDRNYDFLQDLSPALKATIRGICIMRFLVSKRRFKESLRPYDVMDVIEQYSAGHLDMLSRIKNLQSRVDQIVGKGVSSGEKEKPKSDMAQENDPSMMGRFFRMEKQVVAMDRKLDFLVNVYTTRMGIPRSETEALLGFKMADPAPPYHSPEEKIEKVQDENEEKNNPEPSPTGTPANSMCRPSTSWNQPSEQPLNVPLWNNSRGASPGTDDPSLYRIPPPPPHDSGDGGRQRRHRHTRPKTGVDSDTSLSIPSVDHEELDRSFSGFSISQAKEEDFLPPVNLGLFGGGRGIPFCTRIRPYLAEGESDTDSELYTPGAPSPLSFTGEVAFGDRGWPGLK; this is translated from the exons ATGGCGAGGAAATCTGCCAACGGAGACCTCTCTCGCTCTCCGTCGCAGGAGAAGAAAAAGCCGAAGGTGGGCTTTGTGGGAGTGGATGCCAGCGGCGCGGAGACGAGCCGGGACGGCGCGCTGCTGATCGGGAGCGGAGAGAGCGCGCGCCGGAGCTCCAGCGGCAGGATGGGTCTATATAGAGCGCGAGCGAGCTTGGGCGGCGCGCGCGGGACTCACCGACGCAGCGCGGGCTACCGGAGACTGCAAAATTTCCTCTACAACGCACTGGAAAGACCGCGAGGCTGGGCGTTTGTCTACCACGCTTACGT CTTCCTGCTGGTGTTTTCCTGCCTTGTCCTATCCGTGTTTGCTACCATAAAAGAGTTCAAAAACAGTTCAGAGAATGCCTTGTACATTCTG GAAATTGTGACCATCGTGGTGTTTGGTGTAGAGTATATAGTGAGGCTCTGGGCTGCTGGTTGCTGCTGTCGCTACAGAGGATGGAAAGGGAGGCTGAAATTCGCTCGCAAGCCGTTCTGTGTTATAG ACATCATGGTGCTGTTTGCCTCTGTGTCCGTGCTGGCTGCTGGCTCTCAGGGCAATGTGTTTGCCACTTCGGCCATCCGCAGTCTCCGGTTCCTGCAGATCCTCAGGATGCTGCGTATGGACCGCCGGGCAGGCACATGGAAACTCCTGGGATCTGTGGTTTATGCACATAGCaag GAGCTCATCACTGCATGGTATATTGGCTTCCTCTGTCTCATCCTGGCCTCTTTTCTGGTGTACTCAGTAGAGAAGGATAATAATGCAGCTATGTTCGAGACCTACGCTGATGCTCTCTGGTGGGGCCTG ATCACTTTGACCACTATTGGTTATGGGGACAAGGTTCCTGCCACATGGAATGGACGCCTGATTGCCGCAACCTTCAGCTTGATTGGTGTGGCTTTCTTTGCTCTGCCAGCA GGTATTCTGGGCTCAGGCTTTGCTCTGAAGGTCCAGGAGCAGCACAGACAGAAGCATTTTGAGAAACGCAGGAACCCTGCTGCAAGCCTGATTCAG GCGGCTTGGAGATTCTATGCTACAAACCTCTCTCGAACAGACCTGCTGTCAACTTGGGATTTTTACGAGCAGACAGTATCTGTTCCAATGTACAG ACTGATCCCTCCTTTTAATCAGCTGGACCTCTTGCGCAGTCTGAAGGGCAAATCTGGATTCAG AAAGGACTCACAGCCTGAAGCTTCTCCCAG CCGTAAATCGAGCATAAAAGAGAAAGCATTCCTCAGCCCTTCTAAGAGTGCAGGTGGAAAGGAGACAAAATCACCTGGAGCGGATGAGGGAGCAGAAGAAAGTCCAAGCAAAATGCCAAAGAGCTGGAGCTTCACTGAGCGAAACCGCTCCAGACATTCCTTTAAGAGCAAAGAGGGAAGGACCTCAGAAG TGCTGATTGAGATGCAGGATGAAGACCTTGGAATGAAGAGATCTCCAG AAGCAAGTCTTCCAGAGGACTTTGGTGACGATAGAAATTATGATTTTCTCCAAGATCTGTCTCCTGCACTGAAAGCCACCATAAGGGGAATCTG TATCATGCGTTTCCTGGTGTCTAAGAGACGGTTTAAAGAGAGCTTGAGGCCATATGATGTAATGGATGTGATTGAGCAGTATTCAGCAGGCCATCTGGACATGCTTTCTCGCATCAAGAACCTGCAGTCCAG GGTGGACCAGATAGTGGGCAAGGGAGTATCATCAGGGGAAAAGGAGAAACCCAAGAGTGACATGGCTCAGGAAAATGACCCCAGCATGATGGGACGATTTTTCCGGATGGAGAAAcag GTGGTTGCGATGGACCGCAAACTTGACTTCTTGGTGAATGTGTACACCACACGTATGGGTATTCCACGCTCTGAAACTGAGGCGTTGCTGGGCTTCAAGATGGCTGATCCAGCACCACCTTACCATAGCCCAGAAGAAAAGATTGAGAAGGTGCAGGATGAAAATGAAGAGAAGAATAACCCGGAGCCCAGCCCGACTGGGACACCTGCCAATAGTATGTGCCGCCCATCCACATCCTGGAATCAGCCGAGCGAGCAGCCACTCAATGTTCCTCTTTGGAATAACAGCCGTGGGGCATCACCAGGCACTGATGACCCATCACTTTACCGTAtcccacctccaccaccacatGACAGCGGGGATGGCGGACGGCAAaggcgacacagacacacacgaccTAAAACAGGTGTTGACAGCGACACATCCCTCTCCATTCCTTCAGTGGACCACGAGGAGTTAGACCGCTCATTCAGTGGCTTCAGCATCTCACAAGCCAAGGAGGAGGATTTTCTTCCTCCAGTGAATCTTGGACTGtttggaggaggaagaggaatacCCTTCTGTACTCGTATCAGACCCTACTTGGCTGAAGGGGAAtcagacacagactcagaaCTTTACACACCTGGTGCTCCTTCACCTCTATCATTTACAGGTGAGGTGGCATTCGGAGACAGGGGTTGGCCAGGTCTGAAGTAG
- the kcnq2a gene encoding potassium voltage-gated channel, KQT-like subfamily, member 2a isoform X1 translates to MARKSANGDLSRSPSQEKKKPKVGFVGVDASGAETSRDGALLIGSGESARRSSSGRMGLYRARASLGGARGTHRRSAGYRRLQNFLYNALERPRGWAFVYHAYVFLLVFSCLVLSVFATIKEFKNSSENALYILEIVTIVVFGVEYIVRLWAAGCCCRYRGWKGRLKFARKPFCVIDIMVLFASVSVLAAGSQGNVFATSAIRSLRFLQILRMLRMDRRAGTWKLLGSVVYAHSKELITAWYIGFLCLILASFLVYSVEKDNNAAMFETYADALWWGLITLTTIGYGDKVPATWNGRLIAATFSLIGVAFFALPAGILGSGFALKVQEQHRQKHFEKRRNPAASLIQAAWRFYATNLSRTDLLSTWDFYEQTVSVPMYRLIPPFNQLDLLRSLKGKSGFRKDSQPEASPSRKSSIKEKAFLSPSKSAGGKETKSPGADEGAEESPSKMPKSWSFTERNRSRHSFKSKEGRTSEVLIEMQDEDLGMKRSPAIEGLIKASLPEDFGDDRNYDFLQDLSPALKATIRGICIMRFLVSKRRFKESLRPYDVMDVIEQYSAGHLDMLSRIKNLQSRVDQIVGKGVSSGEKEKPKSDMAQENDPSMMGRFFRMEKQVVAMDRKLDFLVNVYTTRMGIPRSETEALLGFKMADPAPPYHSPEEKIEKVQDENEEKNNPEPSPTGTPANSMCRPSTSWNQPSEQPLNVPLWNNSRGASPGTDDPSLYRIPPPPPHDSGDGGRQRRHRHTRPKTGVDSDTSLSIPSVDHEELDRSFSGFSISQAKEEDFLPPVNLGLFGGGRGIPFCTRIRPYLAEGESDTDSELYTPGAPSPLSFTGEVAFGDRGWPGLK, encoded by the exons ATGGCGAGGAAATCTGCCAACGGAGACCTCTCTCGCTCTCCGTCGCAGGAGAAGAAAAAGCCGAAGGTGGGCTTTGTGGGAGTGGATGCCAGCGGCGCGGAGACGAGCCGGGACGGCGCGCTGCTGATCGGGAGCGGAGAGAGCGCGCGCCGGAGCTCCAGCGGCAGGATGGGTCTATATAGAGCGCGAGCGAGCTTGGGCGGCGCGCGCGGGACTCACCGACGCAGCGCGGGCTACCGGAGACTGCAAAATTTCCTCTACAACGCACTGGAAAGACCGCGAGGCTGGGCGTTTGTCTACCACGCTTACGT CTTCCTGCTGGTGTTTTCCTGCCTTGTCCTATCCGTGTTTGCTACCATAAAAGAGTTCAAAAACAGTTCAGAGAATGCCTTGTACATTCTG GAAATTGTGACCATCGTGGTGTTTGGTGTAGAGTATATAGTGAGGCTCTGGGCTGCTGGTTGCTGCTGTCGCTACAGAGGATGGAAAGGGAGGCTGAAATTCGCTCGCAAGCCGTTCTGTGTTATAG ACATCATGGTGCTGTTTGCCTCTGTGTCCGTGCTGGCTGCTGGCTCTCAGGGCAATGTGTTTGCCACTTCGGCCATCCGCAGTCTCCGGTTCCTGCAGATCCTCAGGATGCTGCGTATGGACCGCCGGGCAGGCACATGGAAACTCCTGGGATCTGTGGTTTATGCACATAGCaag GAGCTCATCACTGCATGGTATATTGGCTTCCTCTGTCTCATCCTGGCCTCTTTTCTGGTGTACTCAGTAGAGAAGGATAATAATGCAGCTATGTTCGAGACCTACGCTGATGCTCTCTGGTGGGGCCTG ATCACTTTGACCACTATTGGTTATGGGGACAAGGTTCCTGCCACATGGAATGGACGCCTGATTGCCGCAACCTTCAGCTTGATTGGTGTGGCTTTCTTTGCTCTGCCAGCA GGTATTCTGGGCTCAGGCTTTGCTCTGAAGGTCCAGGAGCAGCACAGACAGAAGCATTTTGAGAAACGCAGGAACCCTGCTGCAAGCCTGATTCAG GCGGCTTGGAGATTCTATGCTACAAACCTCTCTCGAACAGACCTGCTGTCAACTTGGGATTTTTACGAGCAGACAGTATCTGTTCCAATGTACAG ACTGATCCCTCCTTTTAATCAGCTGGACCTCTTGCGCAGTCTGAAGGGCAAATCTGGATTCAG AAAGGACTCACAGCCTGAAGCTTCTCCCAG CCGTAAATCGAGCATAAAAGAGAAAGCATTCCTCAGCCCTTCTAAGAGTGCAGGTGGAAAGGAGACAAAATCACCTGGAGCGGATGAGGGAGCAGAAGAAAGTCCAAGCAAAATGCCAAAGAGCTGGAGCTTCACTGAGCGAAACCGCTCCAGACATTCCTTTAAGAGCAAAGAGGGAAGGACCTCAGAAG TGCTGATTGAGATGCAGGATGAAGACCTTGGAATGAAGAGATCTCCAG CAATTGAGGGGTTGATCA AAGCAAGTCTTCCAGAGGACTTTGGTGACGATAGAAATTATGATTTTCTCCAAGATCTGTCTCCTGCACTGAAAGCCACCATAAGGGGAATCTG TATCATGCGTTTCCTGGTGTCTAAGAGACGGTTTAAAGAGAGCTTGAGGCCATATGATGTAATGGATGTGATTGAGCAGTATTCAGCAGGCCATCTGGACATGCTTTCTCGCATCAAGAACCTGCAGTCCAG GGTGGACCAGATAGTGGGCAAGGGAGTATCATCAGGGGAAAAGGAGAAACCCAAGAGTGACATGGCTCAGGAAAATGACCCCAGCATGATGGGACGATTTTTCCGGATGGAGAAAcag GTGGTTGCGATGGACCGCAAACTTGACTTCTTGGTGAATGTGTACACCACACGTATGGGTATTCCACGCTCTGAAACTGAGGCGTTGCTGGGCTTCAAGATGGCTGATCCAGCACCACCTTACCATAGCCCAGAAGAAAAGATTGAGAAGGTGCAGGATGAAAATGAAGAGAAGAATAACCCGGAGCCCAGCCCGACTGGGACACCTGCCAATAGTATGTGCCGCCCATCCACATCCTGGAATCAGCCGAGCGAGCAGCCACTCAATGTTCCTCTTTGGAATAACAGCCGTGGGGCATCACCAGGCACTGATGACCCATCACTTTACCGTAtcccacctccaccaccacatGACAGCGGGGATGGCGGACGGCAAaggcgacacagacacacacgaccTAAAACAGGTGTTGACAGCGACACATCCCTCTCCATTCCTTCAGTGGACCACGAGGAGTTAGACCGCTCATTCAGTGGCTTCAGCATCTCACAAGCCAAGGAGGAGGATTTTCTTCCTCCAGTGAATCTTGGACTGtttggaggaggaagaggaatacCCTTCTGTACTCGTATCAGACCCTACTTGGCTGAAGGGGAAtcagacacagactcagaaCTTTACACACCTGGTGCTCCTTCACCTCTATCATTTACAGGTGAGGTGGCATTCGGAGACAGGGGTTGGCCAGGTCTGAAGTAG
- the kcnq2a gene encoding potassium voltage-gated channel, KQT-like subfamily, member 2a isoform X3: MARKSANGDLSRSPSQEKKKPKVGFVGVDASGAETSRDGALLIGSGESARRSSSGRMGLYRARASLGGARGTHRRSAGYRRLQNFLYNALERPRGWAFVYHAYVFLLVFSCLVLSVFATIKEFKNSSENALYILEIVTIVVFGVEYIVRLWAAGCCCRYRGWKGRLKFARKPFCVIDIMVLFASVSVLAAGSQGNVFATSAIRSLRFLQILRMLRMDRRAGTWKLLGSVVYAHSKELITAWYIGFLCLILASFLVYSVEKDNNAAMFETYADALWWGLITLTTIGYGDKVPATWNGRLIAATFSLIGVAFFALPAGILGSGFALKVQEQHRQKHFEKRRNPAASLIQAAWRFYATNLSRTDLLSTWDFYEQTVSVPMYRLIPPFNQLDLLRSLKGKSGFRKDSQPEASPSRKSSIKEKAFLSPSKSAGGKETKSPGADEGAEESPSKMPKSWSFTERNRSRHSFKSKEGRTSEEASLPEDFGDDRNYDFLQDLSPALKATIRGICIMRFLVSKRRFKESLRPYDVMDVIEQYSAGHLDMLSRIKNLQSRVDQIVGKGVSSGEKEKPKSDMAQENDPSMMGRFFRMEKQVVAMDRKLDFLVNVYTTRMGIPRSETEALLGFKMADPAPPYHSPEEKIEKVQDENEEKNNPEPSPTGTPANSMCRPSTSWNQPSEQPLNVPLWNNSRGASPGTDDPSLYRIPPPPPHDSGDGGRQRRHRHTRPKTGVDSDTSLSIPSVDHEELDRSFSGFSISQAKEEDFLPPVNLGLFGGGRGIPFCTRIRPYLAEGESDTDSELYTPGAPSPLSFTGEVAFGDRGWPGLK, from the exons ATGGCGAGGAAATCTGCCAACGGAGACCTCTCTCGCTCTCCGTCGCAGGAGAAGAAAAAGCCGAAGGTGGGCTTTGTGGGAGTGGATGCCAGCGGCGCGGAGACGAGCCGGGACGGCGCGCTGCTGATCGGGAGCGGAGAGAGCGCGCGCCGGAGCTCCAGCGGCAGGATGGGTCTATATAGAGCGCGAGCGAGCTTGGGCGGCGCGCGCGGGACTCACCGACGCAGCGCGGGCTACCGGAGACTGCAAAATTTCCTCTACAACGCACTGGAAAGACCGCGAGGCTGGGCGTTTGTCTACCACGCTTACGT CTTCCTGCTGGTGTTTTCCTGCCTTGTCCTATCCGTGTTTGCTACCATAAAAGAGTTCAAAAACAGTTCAGAGAATGCCTTGTACATTCTG GAAATTGTGACCATCGTGGTGTTTGGTGTAGAGTATATAGTGAGGCTCTGGGCTGCTGGTTGCTGCTGTCGCTACAGAGGATGGAAAGGGAGGCTGAAATTCGCTCGCAAGCCGTTCTGTGTTATAG ACATCATGGTGCTGTTTGCCTCTGTGTCCGTGCTGGCTGCTGGCTCTCAGGGCAATGTGTTTGCCACTTCGGCCATCCGCAGTCTCCGGTTCCTGCAGATCCTCAGGATGCTGCGTATGGACCGCCGGGCAGGCACATGGAAACTCCTGGGATCTGTGGTTTATGCACATAGCaag GAGCTCATCACTGCATGGTATATTGGCTTCCTCTGTCTCATCCTGGCCTCTTTTCTGGTGTACTCAGTAGAGAAGGATAATAATGCAGCTATGTTCGAGACCTACGCTGATGCTCTCTGGTGGGGCCTG ATCACTTTGACCACTATTGGTTATGGGGACAAGGTTCCTGCCACATGGAATGGACGCCTGATTGCCGCAACCTTCAGCTTGATTGGTGTGGCTTTCTTTGCTCTGCCAGCA GGTATTCTGGGCTCAGGCTTTGCTCTGAAGGTCCAGGAGCAGCACAGACAGAAGCATTTTGAGAAACGCAGGAACCCTGCTGCAAGCCTGATTCAG GCGGCTTGGAGATTCTATGCTACAAACCTCTCTCGAACAGACCTGCTGTCAACTTGGGATTTTTACGAGCAGACAGTATCTGTTCCAATGTACAG ACTGATCCCTCCTTTTAATCAGCTGGACCTCTTGCGCAGTCTGAAGGGCAAATCTGGATTCAG AAAGGACTCACAGCCTGAAGCTTCTCCCAG CCGTAAATCGAGCATAAAAGAGAAAGCATTCCTCAGCCCTTCTAAGAGTGCAGGTGGAAAGGAGACAAAATCACCTGGAGCGGATGAGGGAGCAGAAGAAAGTCCAAGCAAAATGCCAAAGAGCTGGAGCTTCACTGAGCGAAACCGCTCCAGACATTCCTTTAAGAGCAAAGAGGGAAGGACCTCAGAAG AAGCAAGTCTTCCAGAGGACTTTGGTGACGATAGAAATTATGATTTTCTCCAAGATCTGTCTCCTGCACTGAAAGCCACCATAAGGGGAATCTG TATCATGCGTTTCCTGGTGTCTAAGAGACGGTTTAAAGAGAGCTTGAGGCCATATGATGTAATGGATGTGATTGAGCAGTATTCAGCAGGCCATCTGGACATGCTTTCTCGCATCAAGAACCTGCAGTCCAG GGTGGACCAGATAGTGGGCAAGGGAGTATCATCAGGGGAAAAGGAGAAACCCAAGAGTGACATGGCTCAGGAAAATGACCCCAGCATGATGGGACGATTTTTCCGGATGGAGAAAcag GTGGTTGCGATGGACCGCAAACTTGACTTCTTGGTGAATGTGTACACCACACGTATGGGTATTCCACGCTCTGAAACTGAGGCGTTGCTGGGCTTCAAGATGGCTGATCCAGCACCACCTTACCATAGCCCAGAAGAAAAGATTGAGAAGGTGCAGGATGAAAATGAAGAGAAGAATAACCCGGAGCCCAGCCCGACTGGGACACCTGCCAATAGTATGTGCCGCCCATCCACATCCTGGAATCAGCCGAGCGAGCAGCCACTCAATGTTCCTCTTTGGAATAACAGCCGTGGGGCATCACCAGGCACTGATGACCCATCACTTTACCGTAtcccacctccaccaccacatGACAGCGGGGATGGCGGACGGCAAaggcgacacagacacacacgaccTAAAACAGGTGTTGACAGCGACACATCCCTCTCCATTCCTTCAGTGGACCACGAGGAGTTAGACCGCTCATTCAGTGGCTTCAGCATCTCACAAGCCAAGGAGGAGGATTTTCTTCCTCCAGTGAATCTTGGACTGtttggaggaggaagaggaatacCCTTCTGTACTCGTATCAGACCCTACTTGGCTGAAGGGGAAtcagacacagactcagaaCTTTACACACCTGGTGCTCCTTCACCTCTATCATTTACAGGTGAGGTGGCATTCGGAGACAGGGGTTGGCCAGGTCTGAAGTAG
- the kcnq2a gene encoding potassium voltage-gated channel, KQT-like subfamily, member 2a isoform X4, translated as MARKSANGDLSRSPSQEKKKPKVGFVGVDASGAETSRDGALLIGSGESARRSSSGRMGLYRARASLGGARGTHRRSAGYRRLQNFLYNALERPRGWAFVYHAYVFLLVFSCLVLSVFATIKEFKNSSENALYILEIVTIVVFGVEYIVRLWAAGCCCRYRGWKGRLKFARKPFCVIDIMVLFASVSVLAAGSQGNVFATSAIRSLRFLQILRMLRMDRRAGTWKLLGSVVYAHSKELITAWYIGFLCLILASFLVYSVEKDNNAAMFETYADALWWGLITLTTIGYGDKVPATWNGRLIAATFSLIGVAFFALPAGILGSGFALKVQEQHRQKHFEKRRNPAASLIQAAWRFYATNLSRTDLLSTWDFYEQTVSVPMYRLIPPFNQLDLLRSLKGKSGFRKDSQPEASPSRKSSIKEKAFLSPSKSAGGKETKSPGADEGAEESPSKMPKSWSFTERNRSRHSFKSKEGRTSEVLIEMQDEDLGMKRSPAIEGLIKASLPEDFGDDRNYDFLQDLSPALKATIRGICIMRFLVSKRRFKESLRPYDVMDVIEQYSAGHLDMLSRIKNLQSRIDLIVGPPPPSTPRHKKVDQIVGKGVSSGEKEKPKSDMAQENDPSMMGRFFRMEKQVVAMDRKLDFLVNVYTTRMGIPRSETEALLGFKMADPAPPYHSPEEKIEKVQDENEEKNNPEPSPTGTPANSMCRPSTSWNQPSEQPLNVPLWNNSRGASPGTDDPSLYRIPPPPPHDSGDGGRQRRHRHTRPKTGVDSDTSLSIPSVDHEELDRSFSGFSISQAKEEDFLPPVNLGLFGGGRGIPFCTRIRPYLAEGESDTDSELYTPGAPSPLSFTGEVAFGDRGWPGLK; from the exons ATGGCGAGGAAATCTGCCAACGGAGACCTCTCTCGCTCTCCGTCGCAGGAGAAGAAAAAGCCGAAGGTGGGCTTTGTGGGAGTGGATGCCAGCGGCGCGGAGACGAGCCGGGACGGCGCGCTGCTGATCGGGAGCGGAGAGAGCGCGCGCCGGAGCTCCAGCGGCAGGATGGGTCTATATAGAGCGCGAGCGAGCTTGGGCGGCGCGCGCGGGACTCACCGACGCAGCGCGGGCTACCGGAGACTGCAAAATTTCCTCTACAACGCACTGGAAAGACCGCGAGGCTGGGCGTTTGTCTACCACGCTTACGT CTTCCTGCTGGTGTTTTCCTGCCTTGTCCTATCCGTGTTTGCTACCATAAAAGAGTTCAAAAACAGTTCAGAGAATGCCTTGTACATTCTG GAAATTGTGACCATCGTGGTGTTTGGTGTAGAGTATATAGTGAGGCTCTGGGCTGCTGGTTGCTGCTGTCGCTACAGAGGATGGAAAGGGAGGCTGAAATTCGCTCGCAAGCCGTTCTGTGTTATAG ACATCATGGTGCTGTTTGCCTCTGTGTCCGTGCTGGCTGCTGGCTCTCAGGGCAATGTGTTTGCCACTTCGGCCATCCGCAGTCTCCGGTTCCTGCAGATCCTCAGGATGCTGCGTATGGACCGCCGGGCAGGCACATGGAAACTCCTGGGATCTGTGGTTTATGCACATAGCaag GAGCTCATCACTGCATGGTATATTGGCTTCCTCTGTCTCATCCTGGCCTCTTTTCTGGTGTACTCAGTAGAGAAGGATAATAATGCAGCTATGTTCGAGACCTACGCTGATGCTCTCTGGTGGGGCCTG ATCACTTTGACCACTATTGGTTATGGGGACAAGGTTCCTGCCACATGGAATGGACGCCTGATTGCCGCAACCTTCAGCTTGATTGGTGTGGCTTTCTTTGCTCTGCCAGCA GGTATTCTGGGCTCAGGCTTTGCTCTGAAGGTCCAGGAGCAGCACAGACAGAAGCATTTTGAGAAACGCAGGAACCCTGCTGCAAGCCTGATTCAG GCGGCTTGGAGATTCTATGCTACAAACCTCTCTCGAACAGACCTGCTGTCAACTTGGGATTTTTACGAGCAGACAGTATCTGTTCCAATGTACAG ACTGATCCCTCCTTTTAATCAGCTGGACCTCTTGCGCAGTCTGAAGGGCAAATCTGGATTCAG AAAGGACTCACAGCCTGAAGCTTCTCCCAG CCGTAAATCGAGCATAAAAGAGAAAGCATTCCTCAGCCCTTCTAAGAGTGCAGGTGGAAAGGAGACAAAATCACCTGGAGCGGATGAGGGAGCAGAAGAAAGTCCAAGCAAAATGCCAAAGAGCTGGAGCTTCACTGAGCGAAACCGCTCCAGACATTCCTTTAAGAGCAAAGAGGGAAGGACCTCAGAAG TGCTGATTGAGATGCAGGATGAAGACCTTGGAATGAAGAGATCTCCAG CAATTGAGGGGTTGATCA AAGCAAGTCTTCCAGAGGACTTTGGTGACGATAGAAATTATGATTTTCTCCAAGATCTGTCTCCTGCACTGAAAGCCACCATAAGGGGAATCTG TATCATGCGTTTCCTGGTGTCTAAGAGACGGTTTAAAGAGAGCTTGAGGCCATATGATGTAATGGATGTGATTGAGCAGTATTCAGCAGGCCATCTGGACATGCTTTCTCGCATCAAGAACCTGCAGTCCAG GATAGATTTGATTGTGGGCCCCCCACCCCCTTCGACCCCTCGCCATAAGAA GGTGGACCAGATAGTGGGCAAGGGAGTATCATCAGGGGAAAAGGAGAAACCCAAGAGTGACATGGCTCAGGAAAATGACCCCAGCATGATGGGACGATTTTTCCGGATGGAGAAAcag GTGGTTGCGATGGACCGCAAACTTGACTTCTTGGTGAATGTGTACACCACACGTATGGGTATTCCACGCTCTGAAACTGAGGCGTTGCTGGGCTTCAAGATGGCTGATCCAGCACCACCTTACCATAGCCCAGAAGAAAAGATTGAGAAGGTGCAGGATGAAAATGAAGAGAAGAATAACCCGGAGCCCAGCCCGACTGGGACACCTGCCAATAGTATGTGCCGCCCATCCACATCCTGGAATCAGCCGAGCGAGCAGCCACTCAATGTTCCTCTTTGGAATAACAGCCGTGGGGCATCACCAGGCACTGATGACCCATCACTTTACCGTAtcccacctccaccaccacatGACAGCGGGGATGGCGGACGGCAAaggcgacacagacacacacgaccTAAAACAGGTGTTGACAGCGACACATCCCTCTCCATTCCTTCAGTGGACCACGAGGAGTTAGACCGCTCATTCAGTGGCTTCAGCATCTCACAAGCCAAGGAGGAGGATTTTCTTCCTCCAGTGAATCTTGGACTGtttggaggaggaagaggaatacCCTTCTGTACTCGTATCAGACCCTACTTGGCTGAAGGGGAAtcagacacagactcagaaCTTTACACACCTGGTGCTCCTTCACCTCTATCATTTACAGGTGAGGTGGCATTCGGAGACAGGGGTTGGCCAGGTCTGAAGTAG